Below is a genomic region from Drosophila albomicans strain 15112-1751.03 chromosome 2R, ASM965048v2, whole genome shotgun sequence.
AAAAGTATGTATggataatatattattattatgtggcCATTACAACCCTTTTATCGGGTCTCAGCCTGAAGCGCGATGTGCCTCCACGCGGCTCTGTCCTGAGCGCGCCTTCGCCAGTTGGTAACACCAAGTGTGGACAGGGTTTCCATCACCTGGTCCTGCCAACGCGTTCGGGGTCGTCCTCTCCTTCGTGTCCCAACAATCATCGCATCAAACACCTTACGAGCCGGAGCATCTTCATCCATACGGGCAACGTGGCCCAGCCAGCGAAGTCTTTGAGATTTCACTCGACTGGCCACGTCAACATCGCCGTATAGCTCATACAGCTCGTGGTTGTATCGGATGCGATAAACATCGTCCACGCAGATTGGACCAAAGATTTTGCGAAGAATTTTCCTCTCGAACACTCCAAGAGCAGCTGCATCTGACTGCGTCACAGTCCAGCACTCCGCACCATATAAGAGTACTGGAAGAATGAGCGTCTTGTAGAGTGTGGTTTTTGTGCGTCGAGAGAGAGCTCTACTATTAAACTGCCTACTGAGCCCAAAGTAACACCTGTTGGCAAGTGTTATTCTCCGCTTAATCTCCAGACTGACATCATTTGTGCTTGTTATAGCAGTGCCTAGGTAAATAAACTCCTTGACGGACCCAAAGCTATAGTTTTCTGCAGTCAGCTGAGAATCAAGACGCCGCGATTCTCTGCTAGAGCACACCATAAACTTTGTTTTCTCCATATTAACTGCTAGTCCTACTTTTGCTGATTCCTTTTCAATAGCCCCGAAGGCTCCTGTGACATCACGCTTGGTGCGGCCAATGATATCAATATCATCAGCGTAACCAAGGAGCTGGACACATCTGTTGGTTAATATCGTGCCGTCCGATGTACACCGGCCTTTCTTATAATACTctccattaaaatattgaagagtATACAAGACAGCGAGTCACCTTGTCTGAGGCCACACTTGGTAGTAAAGGTTTCGGATTGGCCACATCCTACCTTGACAGAGCTGATGGTGTTGCTCAATGTCATTCTGCAAAGTCTAGTCAGCTTTGCTGGTATACCAAGCTCAGACATGGCGGCATATAGGCGATCTCGCCGGGGGCTATCAAATGCAGCTTTGTAGTCGACGAAGAGATGGTACGTGTCGATCTGGTTTTCTTAGGACTTCTCCAGGATTTGCGCAAGGTGAAAATCTGGTCAACAGTGGACTTGCCAGGCCTGAACCCACACTGATAAGGTCCAATCAGTGCTTCAGCATGGGGTTTCAGTCTTTCACACAATACGCTCGTTAGGACCTTGTACGCAACTGGAAGAAGACTAATTCCGCGGTAGTTGGTGCGCACCGTGGCATCACCCTTCTTCAGGATGGGACAGATCATGCTGAGATTCCAATCTTCGGGCATGCTCTCCGTGAGCCATATCTTACTGATTAGTTGGTGCATGCTCCCTACCAACATATCACCAGCTGCCTTAAACAGTTCTGCCGGCAGGCCGTCAGCACCTGCAGACTTGTTGTTCTTAAGCCGTTGGATTGCATCCTTGACTTCGATATGACTTGGGATTGGCACTTCAATATCAGTGCCATAGATTGGGGTTCGTGGATCATAATCTTCAGAGTCTGTGCTTGAGCCAGATAACAGACTCGAAAAGTGATCCCTCCATAACCTCAGCACGACCTCAGCTTCTGTGACAAGGTTTCCATCATCGTCCCTGCACGCCACTGCACCAGACTTAAATCCTTGGGTCAGACGCTTGACCCTCTGGTAGAAGTTACGTGCTTCATTTCTGCATCTGCTGCTCTCTATGCTCTCACACTCTCGCCTTTCCTGCTCTTTCTTCTTGCGTCTGAAAAGGCGTTTTCGTATCTTCTTCTCAACCTGTAGACGTCCACAATAGCTCGTGTCGCCCCAGCTTGCAGTGTTCTTCTGTAGGCGGCGTCCTTTGCAGCTGTTGCGTCACGACACTCCTGATCGTACCATGGATTCCTTGTTAGAGGACGCTGGAATCCAAGCACCTCTTCTGCCGAAGCTCGCAGGGAGTGGGATATGAGCGCCCACATATCGCTTATGTCTTGAGGTATTGAAGGTGCTCGGCTTAATAGCCCCGAGACGTGAGTGGAGAATGCATTCTTCGCCTGTTGTGATTGCAGCTTTCCGATGTCCAGCCTTCTTAACGCACTTTGACGTGCAATCTTCGCCACACATAGCCGTGTGCGAATCTTAGCTGCAACAAGATAATGGTCGGAGTCGATGTTGGGACCCCGACAGGATCGTACGTCGAGTATGTTAGATGCGTGCCTTGCATCGATCACAACATGATCGATCTGATTTCTGGTCAGTCAATCGGGAGAGAGCCAAGATGCCTTATGGATGTCCAAATGACGGAATCCGGTACTACGAACTACCATATTATGCGCAGCTGCAAAGCCTATTAATCTGAGACCATTGCTCGAGGTGGTCTCATGTAGACTAAATCGCCCGACGGTGGCACCAAAGATGTCTTCTCGTCCTACCTTGGCATTAAAATCCCCGAGGAGAATTTTAATGTCATGGGAAGGACAGCGGCCATAAGCTCGGTCGAGCTCCGGATAGAAAGCGTCCTTGGTGGCATCGTCCTTTTCCTCCGTTGGGGCATGTGCGCATATCAGGCTGATGTTAAAGAATTTGGCAGTAATTCGGATCGTTGCAATTCTCTCGTTTATTGGCCGAAAGTGAGAGACTCGGCGCCGCAGCCTGGCACCTACAACGAAACCACAACCAAATTCATGCCGTTCTGGATGGCAGCTGTAGTAAATGTCACAGTTCTTCCTCTTTATGCAGCCTTGTCCTATCCATCGCATCTCCTGGATAGCAGTGATGTCAGCCCTACATTTGTTGAGGGTATCTGCTAGTTGTTGAGCAGCACCAGGTCTGTACAAAGTTCGTACGTTCCAGGTGCATACTCTCAAATCATTGTCCTTTTTACGTTTGCTATGGTCGTCAACGTTAGATCGGTTCCTTTCCGAGGCTTCTCTTGCTTCCTTCACTGAAATTGTGTTTTGCATGGGTGGATTTCAAGTCCTACGCCAAAACCTAGTTTGTAGAGTTAGGACTCTCGTCGCGCGCTTTAGTTTGCCACTCAACGGCTGTCGAGCGACAATCCAGGGAGAACCACGTGGAGGTAGTGCGTCGGCTTGAAGAAAGCAGTGACAGGAATCATGCTGGCATTCACCAAGTTGAATGCAATCAGACACTTTGACCTGTATGCTTCCCCCCATTCTCCATGGATAATATAGGCCAACGCGAATAGAAAGATCACTTCGGTAATGCCAAGGCGGTTTCTTTTGTCGGTCTTGTACTTGCCCCCAATAGTTCGACCAGTCTCAAGCAGAGCATAACTGAGAATAGTGAGCTTGGGAAAGCACAGCTGATGCCTCCAACAAATGCAGCCAGTACTCGCAGCTGTGTTTCGTTAATAGCTCGTTGTCCTCGCAGATAGCAAAGTATGCTCTTCAAATTGTACATTAAAGCAAGTAATTAAGTAAAGATTATCATGATTAACTGACCACTTTTTATGCAACCGAGTAACGCCTTAAAACTGTCCAATGCAAAGCCAATGAGCAAATAAATGCACATGCCCATCAGTATATACAATCCCAAATTGGAGGCATCAGTTTGTGGCACAGCCCCTGGAGTTAGAAACTAGAAGCCATTGTGCCACCCACATCTTCCCTTTATTCACCTTGGGATAAGCAGGTGAGCACACCTTTTAAAatgttcatttaatttcactaAGTTTCGTGTTTCTATAGTTTTATCCCGATATGGTATTGACGGCATGACATTGAATAAGGAATTTGGACTTGGTAGACTTTGGCAAATAGCCATTTAGACCTAGTCTGACTTTTGGTTGTACAATGAATCTTAATTTGCGTTGAATTTCAAACAATTCAAACATAAAGTGTTTTATTTCCCCTTTGAATTGTCAGTTCACACAAccttctttaaatttaaaataagaatgGCCTCTCTGGAAGTTTGCTGCACATGTCCATTAATGCTTCAGTGGAAAGCGACAGCAGATTGTATATACGTAAAGAGCTAAAAGAAAAGATTGTCATTACTTTAATCATACATAATTATCTTTGTTATTGACTTACTTGAATTCACATGTGTTCTCGATAAAAGACATTGCCAACTTGCTGACCTTTGCTCTTTGGAAGAAATTGATGTGTGTCAAATATGCCAGATTTGGTGGTATTAATAATTTGGCCCACGGAATGCATTGGAGACCAGATCGTAGTTGACTTTTAGATGCATCCGTGGCACAAAACTCTTTCCACAGTACTTGGGtggcaacaaccacagcaaacGACATAAGGGTTAAGGGTATTTGCCTGACAAACCAGAAGGCACCGCCACTTAAAAATGCTGCAagtaaatttgtgtgttttacaTCCATGTGGTCTATTAGCAAACATTGTAACACCTAATcgaaaaaattgttaaatattttgttattgcttacaatttttgttgatgAGCTCACCTTATAGATGCCCATATAACTGACCAAAAAACGTGTAGATTTCATATTAAACTTTCCCATTTTTCTGTTTACCACAGCATTGAATAAATCCATACCCAAACCAAAGCCCAGATAGGCGCGTAATTCCAGTAGACCATCCTTTATACGCTGCTCGATGGATCGCTCACGGTAATCTTGCGGTAATTGTTTTGGCTTGATGAACCAGAAATCCGAGTATCCATGTGCTTGTTGTCCACGCAGCACGATGATCGAGCACAACATGAACACCAAAGTGCGAGTTAGATGGGAATGTACCACTCCAAAGTTCAGTTGCCTCAAAATAGTCTCCAGTGACTGTAATCATGGTAATATGGTAATAGGTAAGATAcccttttaacttttaaataattttcacttACTGAATGCACAATGCCGGTGCAATAAAATTGCACCACTTTTGGTGGCGCCAACCAGATGAGTTGCGCTCCCAAGAAAGTGGATATAAATGGTGTAAACGCCCAAACAAACCGTCCATTCAGCTTTCTAAAGATGCAAACTAAATAGTAGTTTGTGGCATTTATCATGGCGCCTACACTCGAAGTTTCAAGATAGTTTCTCACTGCGGACCACACGCGTTTcctattcaatttgttgcattgcATAAGCAACGGAAGCTGCCAaagattttgaattaaagtaCAAAGGCGATTTTAAGTAACTCACCAACaataaaggaaaataatatttgccaCTGGCCACATGATTGCGATAAATATTCCAGATGTAAGCCTCCGTACAGGTCTGATAGGGTAGGGCGTGGATAACGCTTGCACAATTCATACGACATAAGGGCAACTCAAAAATCTTGCTGTGCGCaaccatttttgttttcagtttttcaaattgttgattCAAGTTCCGCAATCAACATTGAATTGCGAGCCTAACCCAGACTAAAATCGATACGAACGGCTTCTTGGACACTGTCAGGTTCAAGTTGTAGGTTAAAACGCCAATTATTAAGCAGTTTtcaaataaacacacatataaattCTTCATGGCGGGTATCTACTACTGAAGGTTTAAGTATTTTAGCATAACTAGctcgttttcttttattgtttacaaatGAATAGTATAAGTTATTGCTATAGAAAGCAagaaaaagctacagtcgagtgagaTACacgctacctattttgaacaaaagcaatatataatattttgcggtattattctcaaaatataccaaaaacgctacaaaaatactaaaaatatgccaaattatatatttggtatatcgatatagtgccgcattgaaaatataccatagacggcacaatatttcagattgtcagccaaagcaactaagacccctagtaagtaggtgtttttgcccatccaaaagtatttctttaataacttccacaatttttatctgatcgtcactaaattttcaggaatcataactactatagttattattgtattataacgcttgttattcgattttttttaattgcgggggcggaagtggacgtcgcaaaaattttaaacaaacttgatctgcgtgcaaacataacaaatgctgttatAGCTCTAAATCTTATAGTCtgtgagatctaggtgttcatacggacagacacacagacggacagacgaacatggctagatcgtctcggctgttgacgctgatcatgaatttatatacttttgcgGTCGGCGATGCCTCCATCTACCtgctacatacatttcctgccggcacaaagttataataccctcctaccctatgggtagcgggtatacaaatgTTCTtgctaataataatcaatagttttagttattaatatgattgtaaaatattatttttttcattttgctgaaATGCAATgtattgttaaattattaagaTTTTTCGAGcatgggtttttttttaaataagaaagacctttaataaaataacctttaattagttaaaaaaataatgttccTAAGAATTCTCTGCAAAAAATGGATAGAGTTTCTGCAAGCGCTTCCtaatgttgctgccactgcaaagaaaaaaatttaaattacagaTCTTAAAAGTTTAATTAGGAAACTTACTAGTTGGCTGTTGTGCTATCTATAATGATGCCGCCTAAGCCGCTGATTTTCTTAGGATAGAAAACGTAAGTATGGATAATATAGGCAAGCGCAAATGGAAAGATCACATCAGTAATGCCAAGGCGGTTTCTTTTGTCGGTCTTGTACTTGCCCCCAATAGTTCGACCAGTCTCAAGCAGAGCATAACTGAGAATAGTGAGCTTGGGAAAGCACAGGTAGCTGATGCCTCCAACAAATGCAGCCAGTACTCGCAGCTGTGTTTCGTTAATAGCTCGTTGTCCTCGCAGATAGCAAAGTATGCTCTTCAAATTGTACATTAAAGCAAGTAATCGAGTAAAGATTATCATGATTTACCCGATAAATGCCCGCATAgcagccaagccaagccataGATTCCAGACGGAACTGTCTTAACTGCCAATGTCCGCTTTTGATGCAACCGAGCAAACCCTTAAAACTGTCCAATGCCAAGCCAATGAGCAAATACTTGCGCATTCCCTGCAGTATATACAATCCCAAATTGGAGGCATCAGTTGGTGGCACAGCCTCTGGGGTTAGAAACCAAAAGCCATTGTGCCAGCGACGCTCCTTACCCAGCAGAACGATGGCGCTGCAGACCATAAAGACCAAAGTTTGCAGTGTCAGCGAGGAAGCTAACAGTTTCGTCACAAAATTCCCACGTTGCAGCAAAAAACTTTCTATTAACTGAGCCAAAAATGAGcataaataacattattatGAAACAACTTTAATTACTTACGGACTGAAATATTCCCGTGTGCTCCACATTTTTAACGCGCTTCGGTAAATAGGCGGTCAAGAGGCCACCCAAGACGGAAGGTGCAAACACTAACGTGAAGTAGCGAAACTCACCTAGGAAATTACTGGCAAGATACAAGATGACTTTTAGATAAATCTGGAACGGTGCCTAAGCTGCCTCTTCAGCATCGATAAGATTCGTACGTGCTGTGCAATTTTGcttagttttattaaaaataaacattttaaatcgTTTAAAGATAGCTGCTTCTAAAGTCAAAGAACTCGAGACCATGGagtattttttctgtattcTTTAAAGTCGCACAAAAAATAAGCATTCGAAAGATATTGTATCTTTTGCCTTAATTATGTATCTCATATAACGAATAATACAAATGTGAGCATGTTAATGATATCTTTTGCACACCATAGCAGATACATTCATTGCTTTTTTATGTTTCTACATACCGCATCATGCAAATGAATGTAGCTATGAGGTAGCCATTCAACACTCCACCAGACACCAATTGGGTGAAGTACCAGGACGCGTCGTGGAGCAAATCCTCATGGAATCCACGCAATTTGCGACTCACCAGATGCAGGAGTGCCATTGGAAGATAGTATTTCATATTCGACAAGACAAAATGGAAAAGATTCTGCAGCATAGCACGCCGACAGCTGTGCGGATGAACCAGGTCATTGCAGCTGCACTTGCTGACGTGCTCCACAAAGTATTTGCTTAGACCGCCCATCAAAACACCACTAGATACTTTCGGGTGACTGTTTGGTGAAAAACTGTGGAGCAAACAACGAATTgctaatttataatttacatttattctcaaatgccaaatacatattcaattgcattaattatttgcTCAATAATGTGAGGAGACTTTTAGTTTCAGACACTTAATCAACTTCCTCGACGGTGGGTCCGCCGCTACTGTTAGATTGCTTGCCCTTTGGCGTCTGGCCAGCGCCATGCAGCTTGGACATGATGGGACCACAGATACGCTGGCACTCTTTCATGTGATGTTCGTATTCGTCCTTCTCGGCCAGCGTATTACTGTCCAACCACGAGCTCTCTTTGGCGCAAGTGTCACGCACCTTGGAGCGATCGGCGTCGCTAAGAGCACCGGCTGGTGCTTCCTCGACAGCCTGTTTGCAGCCATAGATGTAACCCTCAAGAGTATTGCGCGCAACCACTCGCTCACGTTGCTGCTCATCCTCATCCTTGTACTTCTCAGCTTCGGACAACATGCGATCAATCTCCGCCTTGGACAGACGTCCCTTATCGTTGGTGATGGTAATCTTTTCCGACTTGCCAGTGCTACTATCCTTGGCGCTGACATTCAAAATGCCATCGGCATTCAGATCAAAGGTCACATCGATCTTGGGCACACCGCGTGGGGCTGGCGGAATGCcagttaaattaaaagtgcCCAGCAGATTGTTGTCCTTAGTCATGGCACGTTCGCCTTCGTACACTTGAATGGTGACCGCATTCTGATTGTCGCTGTACGTTGTGaacgtttgctgctgcttgcagGGAATGCGAGAGTT
It encodes:
- the LOC117576179 gene encoding uncharacterized protein LOC117576179 isoform X1 gives rise to the protein MVAHSKIFELPLCRMNCASVIHALPYQTCTEAYIWNIYRNHVASGKYYFPLLLLPLLMQCNKLNRKRVWSAVRNYLETSSVGAMINATNYYLVCIFRKLNGRFVWAFTPFISTFLGAQLIWLAPPKVVQFYCTGIVHSSLETILRQLNFGVVHSHLTRTLVFMLCSIIVLRGQQAHGYSDFWFIKPKQLPQDYRERSIEQRIKDGLLELRAYLGFGLGMDLFNAVVNRKMGKFNMKSTRFLVSYMGIYKVLQCLLIDHMDVKHTNLLAAFLSGGAFWFVRQIPLTLMSFAVVVATQVLWKEFCATDASKSQLRSGLQCIPWAKLLIPPNLAYLTHINFFQRAKVSKLAMSFIENTCEFNSLRIYNLLSLSTEALMDMCSKLPERPFLF
- the LOC117576179 gene encoding uncharacterized protein LOC117576179 isoform X4, encoding MVAHSKIFELPLCRMNCASVIHALPYQTCTEAYIWNIYRNHVASGKYYFPLLLLPLLMQCNKLNRKRVWSAVRNYLETSSVGAMINATNYYLVCIFRKLNGRFVWAFTPFISTFLGAQLIWLAPPKVVQFYCTGIVHSSLETILRQLNFGVVHSHLTRTLVFMLCSIIVLRGQQAHGYSDFWFIKPKQLPQDYRERSIEQRIKDGLLELRAYLGFGLGMDLFNAVVNRKMGKFNMKSTRFLVSYMGIYKVLQCLLIDHMDVKHTNLLAAFLSGGAFWFVRQIPLTLMSFAVVVATQVLWKEFCATDASKSQLRSGLQCIPWAKLLIPPNLAYLTHINFFQRAKVSKLAMSFIENTCEFNDLRISNMLSLSTEEIMDIFSKLPKRPFLF
- the LOC117576179 gene encoding uncharacterized protein LOC117576179 isoform X9, producing MVAHSKIFELPLCRMNCASVIHALPYQTCTEAYIWNIYRNHVASGKYYFPLLLLPLLMQCNKLNRKRVWSAVRNYLETSSVGAMINATNYYLVCIFRKLNGRFVWAFTPFISTFLGAQLIWLAPPKVVQFYCTGIVHSSLESILRQLNFGVVHSHLTRTLVFMLCSIIVLRGQQAHRYSDFWFINPKQLPQDYHNRSIEQRIKDGLLELRAYLGFGLGMDLFSAVVNRKMGKINLKSTRFLLSYMGIYKHF
- the LOC117573956 gene encoding uncharacterized protein LOC117573956; amino-acid sequence: MGGLSKYFVEHVSKCSCNDLVHPHSCRRAMLQNLFHFVLSNMKYYLPMALLHLVSRKLRGFHEDLLHDASWYFTQLVSGGVLNGYLIATFICMMRNFLGEFRYFTLVFAPSVLGGLLTAYLPKRVKNVEHTGIFQSLIESFLLQRGNFVTKLLASSLTLQTLVFMVCSAIVLLGKERRWHNGFWFLTPEAVPPTDASNLGLYILQGMRKYLLIGLALDSFKGLLGCIKSGHWQLRQFRLESMAWLGCYAGIYRSILCYLRGQRAINETQLRVLAAFVGGISYLCFPKLTILSYALLETGRTIGGKYKTDKRNRLGITDVIFPFALAYIIHTYVFYPKKISGLGGIIIDSTTANYGSNIRKRLQKLYPFFAENS